The genomic region CGCGCGGCCGGTGCTGCTCGACCTGACCGGGCGGGCCGACCTGCACGAGGTCGCCGGGGACTGGCGGCACCGGGTCGACCTGGTCACCGCCAAGACCGAGGACCGGCCGGCCGACCTGCTGCTGATCCGCCCGGACGCGCACATCGCCTGGGCGGCAAGCCTCGACGAGCCCGCGGACACCGCGGCACCCGCACTGCGCGAGGCCCTCGCCACCTGGTTCGGCGACCCGGTCGCTGAGCTCGGCTAGACGGTGCGCCCGCGCTGCCTCCGCCAGGGGCAGCGCGGCCGCCACTGCCTACTGGAGACCAACTCTGACCACGAGTTTCCCCACCGCGCCGCCGTCCTCCATCAGCTGGTGGGCCTCGCGGATCTCGGTCAGCGCGAACACCCGGTGGATGCGCACCGGCAGCGTCCCGGCCTCGATCAGCTCCAGGTAGCGCTGGAGGTCGGCCCGCGGCAGGTCGCTGCTCTCGCCGCCGTAGGCGGTGAGGCGGACGCCGTTGGGCAGGTAGTCCATCGGGTAGAAGTCCGGGATGGTCCACTGGTCGCTGAGCATGCCGGTGAAGCAGACCGTGCCGTGCTTTCCGGTGGCGCGCAACGTGTCCGGCAGGGTGTTGGTGCCCACCAGCTCCAGCGCGGCGTGCACACCCCCGGGCCGGATCTCCCTCACCCGGTCGGCGATCCGGCCGTCGTCGAGGAGCGGGTGGTCGACGCCGAGGTCCCGCAACGCGGCCAACTTGGCCGGATTCCTGGTGGTGGACAACACTTCCAGCCCGTGCTCCTTGGCCAGCACCGCGGCCGCCACGCCCACCGAGGAGGTGCCGCCGCGGACCAGGAAGCTCTGGCCGGGCTGGATCGCCAGTCCGGTGTGCAGCGAGCCGTGCGCGGTCTGCAACATCTCCGGCAGCGCGCCGAGGGTGGCCCAGTCCAGGCTGGTCCGCACCGGGATGACACAACTCGCCGGCACCAGGGTGTACTCGGCGTAACCGCCGTCGAAGGCCCGGCCCATGCCGCCCATCATCGCCACCACCGGCTGGCCCGGCTCGAACTCACCGCCCGGCGCGGCATCCACGGTGCCCACGGCCTCGATGCCGGGCACGATCGGAAATACCGGGTTGGTGGCCAATCCGGTGCGCAGGTGCTGCTCGGAACGGTTGAGTCCGAAGGCTTCCACCTTGATCCGCACCCACCCCTCGCGGGCCTCCGGCACCGGCACCTCGCGCAACTGGAGCGCCTCCACCGGCCCCGGCCCGTCCAGCACCACCGCACGCATCATCCTCATGCCGTGGTGCAACCCGCCCCGGTCCGGAAAAGTTCCCGGACCGGGGCGGATCATGCGATCAGTGCGAGGCCCGCAACGCGGCGATCACCCATTCGAAGGCGGGCACCGCGGGCCCGGCCGGCCGCGGCGGCCACCCGTTGAGCACACCCAGCAGGTGCCAGTACCGCTCCACCCTGCCGTCGGTGAAGGTCGCCAGCTGCTCGGCCACCCCAGCCCGCTCGGACACCGGTAGCGTCGGCGCGATCCGGTCCAGGTAGGCCCCGGCCTCCGGCGCGTCCGGCGCGACCCCGGCGGCCAGCGCCGCACCCGCGTGCTCGATCACCAGCTCCGCCGAGATCCCGAAGTCCGGCGACTGCTGGTGCGCCTGCTCGGACCCGGCCACCGCCATCTCCCGGACCCGGCGCTGGAAGTCCTCGTCCCGCACCAGCTCCGCCAGCTCCACCCAGGCGTTGACCTGCTCGTCGGTGGGGTCGTCCGGCAGCTCGGCAGGCAGCTGCCGCATGGAGTCCGCGAGCCCAGCCCCGGGTGCCGCCGGGTCGGTGCCGTCGAACGCGCGCTCGACGAACTCGTCCAGGATGCGCTGCCGCTCCCCCGCGGACAGTCGCGCCAGTTCGTGCATGAGTTTCATCTCCTCGGTAGTTCCGCCACGTCGAACGACCGCCCGCAGCACCGCCCGCCGCACCCGCAAGGTGCGGATCTCGGCATCCAGCGCGGTCACGTGCGTCCGCGCCACATCGGTCACCGTGACCTGCTCGGCCAGCACCTTGGCCACCGTGTCCAGGTCCATCCCCAGCTCACGCAGGGTGCGCACCAGCTCAAGCCGGCCGACCGCGGCCGCGTCGTAGAGCCGGTAACCCCCATAGGACCTGGCGGTGGGCGGCAGCAGTCCGCTGTCGGACCAGAACCGGATGGTCCTGGTCGACAGACCGGTGCTGCGGGAGAGCTGTCCGATGGTGAACAGCTCGTCTTCGTCGTTCACGAGGAGCAGCCTGAACCTTCCAGCAGGTGGAAACTCAAGCCCATTCTCACCGTCGCGCCGCCGCCCGCAACGGGGAGGCCCCCGCGTGCGATCCCACCGCCGACGATGACTCCGCCGAGGAGGAAGTCGATATTGAGGGACAATGGCCCGCATCGAGATCTTGCGGGAGGGGAGTTTTCGAGATGGCGTGGCTTGACCGGGATCGAATGCCAGTGCGGTTCACCGTGGGGACCTCCGTCCTGAGCGGCCTCATCCTGACGACAATCCTGAAAGCACTACAGACAGATATCCCCAACAGCGTCATCTTCATCTGGTTCGCTCTGACCTCCGGCGGTGTCGCGGTGATCTCCTGGGTCACCTTCTCAATACTTCAGACCACGCGAAAACGCTCAAGACGAGCCTTCCTGATGACCTCGGCGTTCAGCCAGAAGTACTACGTGGCCGCGCTCGTGCACCGCCTGCACAGCGCATTCGACCAGGACGGCATCGACCTGGTGCTCAAAGTGCCGGATCGGGACTACGACGCGGGGGCGCAGTCCCAGCACCTGGAAAGGCTCCTGGACAGACGGCGTGACTACCTGGGCGGCGTGATCGTGGCCAGCGAGGTGCACCGGCTCCGCGACGACCTGACGAGGTTCTGCCAGAAATCCCGGCTGCCCATTGTCTTCACCGATCTGGAGCCCTTTGAGAACGAGTCCGAATATCCGGACAACAGCGCTTTCATCGGGTACGACACGGGCGAACTCGGCGACCTGGCCGGAAAATGGCTGGCCAAGCGCCTCCGCGGAAAGAAGCGCCCACGTGTCCTCATCATCGCCAGCCGCGAGCACCGGAGCCGGCAAGAACGCTGCGCGCAGGTCCTGCGCCGCGAGCTCGACGGTGTGGCGATCACCGTTGAGGACCGCTGCGACTTCGTGCGTTCTCGCGCGTACGACGCGGTGCACTCCCATGTCCGGCAACTGGAGTCCCGCCAGTGCCTCAACGCGATCTTCTGCACCAACGACGAGATGGCCCTGGGCGCTGTTGACGCCCTCTCGGCGACCTTGCCGGCCACGCACAACACGGTCGTCGTCGGCGTCGATGGAGTGCTGGAAGCGAAAGCGCTCATCAACACCGCGAACAGCCCGCTGCGCGCCACCGTCGTCCAGGACACCCACCGCCTAGCCGTGAGCGTCGCCAACCTCTTGGTCAAGATGCACCGCGGCCGCCCGGTGCCGAAGCGAACGATCCTGAACGCTGAGGTGTACGAGGCCGAGTGACCACTCGGTCAGGGTGGCGTAGTCGGCGTCGGTGAGGCCGTGCCGCGGGTCGACCCGGTGCAGCAGCGCGGTTCCCGGGTGGTGGGCGGACACCCAGGCCCGGTCGGGATCGGTGATCTCGTCGTCGACCCAGGCGAACGCGCGTCCGGCGGCGAAGGCGACCAGGGCGCGGGTCTTCCAGTGCAGGCCGATCCGCTCGTCGCGTTCGTCCACATCGGACGGTTCCGGCCAGTCGACCACCGGCAGCCGGGGCAGGCCGAGCAGCGGGGTGAGGCACTCGTTGGCCTCTTCCATCCAGGTGGTGGCCCAGACCAGTTCGCAGGGCAGGGCGGCGAGGCGGGGGCCGTGGGCGGGATTGAGCCTGGACAGCAACGGGTTCGCTGTTGCTACCGGGCCGGTTGGGTAGGTCGGGTAGGACTGCCCGCCGAAGGGGATGAGGGGGCCGTCGACGTCGAGGAACAGCAGCGGAGGTGGGGCGGCGCCGGTCACGGACGCACGATAGCGAGGTCAGGCCGCGCGGGGGGTGGCCCTGAGGAGTTGGGTGAGGAACTCGGTGTTGGTCGGGGTGGCGCGCAGGCCGTCCAGGAGCTTGTCCACGGCCTGGTGGGGTTCGCAGGTGTGCAGGGCGCGGCGCAGGGCGCGGGTGGCGGCGATTTCCGTTGCGGAGCACAGGATCTCGTCCTTGCGGGTGCCGGTGCGGCGGATGTCGACGGCGGGGTGGCGGCGCTGGTTGGCGATGCCCCGGTCCAGCACGAGCTCGGCGTTGCCGGTGGCCTTGTACTCCTCGAAGATCAGGTTGTCGCCCGCGGAGCCGGTGTCGACGAGGGCGGTGGCGAAGATGGTGAGGGAGCCGCCCTGCTCGATCGCCCTTGCCGCGCCGAGGAACCGCTTCGGCGGGGTCAGGGCGGCGGCGTCGATGCCGCCGGAGAGGATGCGGCCGGAGGCGGGGGCGGCCAGGTTGTAGGCGCGGCCCAGGCGGGTCAGGGAATCCAGCAGCACCACCACGTCCTGGCCCAGTTCGACCAGGCGTTTGGCGCGTTCGATGGCGAGCTCGGCCAGTGCGGTGTGCTCGCGGGGCGGCCGGTCGAAGGTGGCGCCGATGACCTCGCCGGGCACGGTGCGGGCGAAGTCGGTGACCTCCTCCGGGCGTTCGCCGACCAGGACCGCCATCAGGTGGCATTCCGGGTGGTTGTGGCTGATCGCGTGCGCGATCGCGTGCAGCACCGTGGTTTTGCCCGCTTTGGGCGGGGCCACGATCAGCGCGCGCTGGCCCTTGCCGACCGGCATGAGCAGGTCGATCACCCTGGTGGTCAGCGCCTGCGGGGTGGTTTCCAGGCGCAGGCGGTCGCGGGGGTGGATGGGGGTCAGGTCGGTGAAGGCCGGGCGGGTGGCCGCGCGCAGCGGGTCCTGGCCGTTGATCGTCTCGACCTGGGCCAGGCGGAGCCTGCCGTTTCCGGCCGGCTGCGCGACTCCGGTGACGCGGTCGCCCCGGCGTAGCTTGCAGGCACCGGCGATGGCTTGCGGGACAAGGACATCGTCGGGGGTGGGCAGGTAGGAGTGGTCGCGGAGGTAGCTGCGGTTGTCCTGGGTGTCGAGCACCCCGGACACCGTGAAGGTGTTGTCGGACATGGGTTTTCTTTCCGTGAGGTGGTTCGCCGGGGAAGGCGGGTAGCCACGTCCGGCGAGGGGGAACCGTGAAATCGGAAACCGGCTGTTGGGGGACGACTGTCCAGAACCCGCGAGCGGTAGACGCCTTCACGGTAGCAGACCGCGCGCCGCTCGCCCAGTGAGTTGTCCCACGGCACCCCCGCCCCAGGTCAGTGGCGGCCCACCCGGTCCGGACGCGGCGCGGTCGCGGCGTGCGGCCGTCGGCGGTACCACATCGTCCACGCCACCAGCAGCCCGACCGCGACCAGCTCGATCACCTGGCTGAGACCGGCCATCACCTCGATCGGCAGCCGGTAGACCAGCACCGCCCTGACCGCGGAGGCAGCCAGCAGGCCCCCGGCCCAGACCGTGGTCAGCAGCAGGAACAGGCGGCGGAACGCGGGTTCCTCGGCGATGCGCTGGTCCCAGTCCTCGGCGCCGGTGCCGCGCATGCGCCTGGCCACGTGGAAGATGGCGGGCCGGGTGGTCAGGCAGGTGCCGAGGAAGACCAGCGCGACCACGGTGGTGATCAGCGGTTCGCGCAGCAGCATGAGCCGGGGGTCGCTGGTCAGCAGGGCGCCGATGAGGCTGAGCAGGCTGGTCAGCAGCATGAGCAGGACCAGTGGCTCGACCCGGCGGCGGGCGCAGAGCAGGTAGCCGGCGCGTAGCCCCACCGCGATGGTGCCGGCCAGCAGGCAGGTCAGGTTGTCGAAGCCGAGCAGGCGGGCGGCGTAGAAGGTCAGCGGGGACAGGCCGATGTCCAGCACCAGTCCCAGCAGCCAGGTGAACCGGTTGTGCGGCATGGTCACCACCCCACCGGCAGGCGGTCCAGGCCGAAGACCTGCGCCTGCTGTTTGTAGCGCGGTTCCGCCGAGGTCAGGTGCAGCGTGGGCAGCCGGGTGAGCAGGCGGGTGAAGGCGATCTCCAGTTCGGCGCGGGCCAGGTGCGCGCCGATGCACTGGTGCGGACCGTGTCCGAAGGCGAGGTGGTGCCGGGCCGGGCGGGACGGGTCGAACTCGTCGGGGCGGTCGAGGAAATCGGGATCGCGGTTGGCGGACAGGCCGAGGGTGAGCACGCCCTCCCCCGCCCGGATGAGCCTGCCGCCCAGCTCGACGTCGGCGGTGGCGACCCTGGCGGCCACCGTGTCGGCGACGGAGAGGAAGCGGAGCAGCTCCTCGACCACCGCGGGCATACGCCGGGGATCTTCGCGGAGTTCCCGGCACAGCTCAGGTTCACCGAGCAGGGTGAGCAGGCCGAGGGAGATCATGTTCGCGGTGGTCTCGTGCCCGGCGACCAGCAGGATCAGCAGCATGCCCACCGCGCCGGGCCTGCTCAGGCTGCCCTCGGCGACCGGTCCCGCAACGAGCCTGCTCACCAGATCTCCGGCGACCGGCTCGGCAGCCAGCCCGCTCACCAGGTCCCCAGCGGTTTCGCGCTGCCGCCGCTCGAACAGCGCGTCCAGGTAGCCGAACAGCTCCCCCGTGGCCGCGCCCGACTCCTCGGCACTACTGGCCTGGCTCAACGCGACACGAGTCCGCGACTCGAAGAACTCGTGGTCGGCATAGGGCACCCCGAGCATCCGGCAGATCACCAGCGAGGGCAGTGGCAGCGCGAACGCCGACACCAGGTCCGCCTCCGGCCCACTCGCCACCATCTCGTCGATGAGCCGGTCGGCCACCCGTTCGATCTCCGGCCGCAGCGCGCTCACCCGGCGCACGGTGAACTCGGCGTTGAGCATCCGCCGGTACACCCCGTGCTCGGGCGGGTCGGTGTCCAGGAACGGTCGCCGCCGCGCGGGTGGACCGTCGCCTTCGCGTCTGCGGGGGAAGCCGGGGCGGGTGGCGTCGATGCTGAAGCGCGGGTCGGTGAGCACCGTGCGCACGTCGGCATGCCTGCTGACCAGCCAGACCCGGTCGCCGCTGGGCAGGGTGGCCCTGGCGACCGGGTCGGTGGCGCGCAGCCGGGCGTACTCCGGCGGCTCGGTGTGCGGACAGGTGCGCGGGATCGGGAGTTTCACGAACGCGACGCTAGGGACGGGCCGGGTGGAGTTGCCTCGGCGCACGGGTGGGTTCGCTCAGCCGGGGATCTCCACCCCGGGGTGGAGGGCGGCCGCCGTGGCGGTGCCGGTGAGGTCGGCGACCCGGCCCTGGAACAGGATCCGGCCGCCGTGCCTGCCCGGTCCGGGGCCGAGGTCGATCAGCCAGTCGGCGCGCCGGATCACGTCCAGGTTGTGCTCGATGACCAGCACGGTGTGGCCCTGCTCGACCAGGTCGTCCAGCACGGAGAGCAGGTTGTCGATGTCGCTCAGGTGCAGGCCGGTGGTGGGCTCGTCCAGCACGTACAGGGTGGGCGCGGTGGTCTCGCGCAGCTCCTTGGCGATCTTGACGCGCTGGCACTCGCCACCGGAGAGGGTGGTCAGCGGCTGGCCGAGACGGAGGTAGCCGAGGCCGACCTGGTCCAGGTGGCGCAGGGAGCTCGCGATCGCCGGGTCGGTCAGGCGGTGGATGGCCTCGGTGATGGTCAGGTCGTCGATGTCGGCGATGGACAGGCCGTCCACCTTGTGCCGCAACACTTCCGGCGTGAAGCGGCGGCCGTGACAGGTCTGGCAGACCGTCTCCTGGCCATCCAGGAACGCCAGGTCGGTGTAGATGACGCCCAGGCCCGCGCAGTCGGGGCAGGCACCCGCGGAGTTGGCGCTGAACAGGGTGGCGGGGACGTTGTTGGTGCGGGCGAACAGTTTCCGGACGGGGGTGGCGATGCCGGTGTAGGTGATGGGGGTGGAACGGCGGTTGGTGCTGACCGGTTTCTGGTCGATGACGATGGCCTCGTGCTGGGCCAGCAGCTCGGCGGCCAGGCTGGACTTGCCCGATCCGGCCACGCCGGTGAGCACGGTCAGCACACCGGTGGGGATGTCGGCGGTGACGTTGTCCAGGTTGTTGCGGGTGGCGTTGGCGATCGTCAGCCAGCCGCGCGGGTTCCTGGGCTGGGTCTTGATCGGGCGGGGCCGGGACAGCGCGGCCGCGGTGGGGGTGGTGGCTTGCTGGAGCTCGGCGAAGGTGCCTTGGAAGACCAGGGTTCCGCCGTGTTCGCCCGCGTGCGGGCCGATCTCGATGATCTGGTCGGCGATGGCCATCACCTCGGGGTCGTGCTCGACGACGAGGACGCTGTTCCCCTTGTCCCGCAGCTGTTCGAGCAGGGTGGTCATCGCGGCCACGTCGTGCGGGTGCAGGCCGACGGTGGGCTCGTCGAAGACGTAGAGCATCTCGATCAGGCTGCTGCCCAGGTGTTTCACCGTCTTGATGC from Crossiella sp. CA-258035 harbors:
- a CDS encoding zinc-binding alcohol dehydrogenase family protein; translated protein: MRAVVLDGPGPVEALQLREVPVPEAREGWVRIKVEAFGLNRSEQHLRTGLATNPVFPIVPGIEAVGTVDAAPGGEFEPGQPVVAMMGGMGRAFDGGYAEYTLVPASCVIPVRTSLDWATLGALPEMLQTAHGSLHTGLAIQPGQSFLVRGGTSSVGVAAAVLAKEHGLEVLSTTRNPAKLAALRDLGVDHPLLDDGRIADRVREIRPGGVHAALELVGTNTLPDTLRATGKHGTVCFTGMLSDQWTIPDFYPMDYLPNGVRLTAYGGESSDLPRADLQRYLELIEAGTLPVRIHRVFALTEIREAHQLMEDGGAVGKLVVRVGLQ
- a CDS encoding MerR family transcriptional regulator, which encodes MNDEDELFTIGQLSRSTGLSTRTIRFWSDSGLLPPTARSYGGYRLYDAAAVGRLELVRTLRELGMDLDTVAKVLAEQVTVTDVARTHVTALDAEIRTLRVRRAVLRAVVRRGGTTEEMKLMHELARLSAGERQRILDEFVERAFDGTDPAAPGAGLADSMRQLPAELPDDPTDEQVNAWVELAELVRDEDFQRRVREMAVAGSEQAHQQSPDFGISAELVIEHAGAALAAGVAPDAPEAGAYLDRIAPTLPVSERAGVAEQLATFTDGRVERYWHLLGVLNGWPPRPAGPAVPAFEWVIAALRASH
- a CDS encoding substrate-binding domain-containing protein, with the protein product MAWLDRDRMPVRFTVGTSVLSGLILTTILKALQTDIPNSVIFIWFALTSGGVAVISWVTFSILQTTRKRSRRAFLMTSAFSQKYYVAALVHRLHSAFDQDGIDLVLKVPDRDYDAGAQSQHLERLLDRRRDYLGGVIVASEVHRLRDDLTRFCQKSRLPIVFTDLEPFENESEYPDNSAFIGYDTGELGDLAGKWLAKRLRGKKRPRVLIIASREHRSRQERCAQVLRRELDGVAITVEDRCDFVRSRAYDAVHSHVRQLESRQCLNAIFCTNDEMALGAVDALSATLPATHNTVVVGVDGVLEAKALINTANSPLRATVVQDTHRLAVSVANLLVKMHRGRPVPKRTILNAEVYEAE
- a CDS encoding HAD domain-containing protein, which gives rise to MTGAAPPPLLFLDVDGPLIPFGGQSYPTYPTGPVATANPLLSRLNPAHGPRLAALPCELVWATTWMEEANECLTPLLGLPRLPVVDWPEPSDVDERDERIGLHWKTRALVAFAAGRAFAWVDDEITDPDRAWVSAHHPGTALLHRVDPRHGLTDADYATLTEWSLGLVHLSVQDRSLRHRAAAVHLDQEVGDAHG
- the rho gene encoding transcription termination factor Rho, which encodes MSDNTFTVSGVLDTQDNRSYLRDHSYLPTPDDVLVPQAIAGACKLRRGDRVTGVAQPAGNGRLRLAQVETINGQDPLRAATRPAFTDLTPIHPRDRLRLETTPQALTTRVIDLLMPVGKGQRALIVAPPKAGKTTVLHAIAHAISHNHPECHLMAVLVGERPEEVTDFARTVPGEVIGATFDRPPREHTALAELAIERAKRLVELGQDVVVLLDSLTRLGRAYNLAAPASGRILSGGIDAAALTPPKRFLGAARAIEQGGSLTIFATALVDTGSAGDNLIFEEYKATGNAELVLDRGIANQRRHPAVDIRRTGTRKDEILCSATEIAATRALRRALHTCEPHQAVDKLLDGLRATPTNTEFLTQLLRATPRAA
- a CDS encoding VC0807 family protein, whose product is MPHNRFTWLLGLVLDIGLSPLTFYAARLLGFDNLTCLLAGTIAVGLRAGYLLCARRRVEPLVLLMLLTSLLSLIGALLTSDPRLMLLREPLITTVVALVFLGTCLTTRPAIFHVARRMRGTGAEDWDQRIAEEPAFRRLFLLLTTVWAGGLLAASAVRAVLVYRLPIEVMAGLSQVIELVAVGLLVAWTMWYRRRPHAATAPRPDRVGRH
- a CDS encoding cytochrome P450, with amino-acid sequence MKLPIPRTCPHTEPPEYARLRATDPVARATLPSGDRVWLVSRHADVRTVLTDPRFSIDATRPGFPRRREGDGPPARRRPFLDTDPPEHGVYRRMLNAEFTVRRVSALRPEIERVADRLIDEMVASGPEADLVSAFALPLPSLVICRMLGVPYADHEFFESRTRVALSQASSAEESGAATGELFGYLDALFERRQRETAGDLVSGLAAEPVAGDLVSRLVAGPVAEGSLSRPGAVGMLLILLVAGHETTANMISLGLLTLLGEPELCRELREDPRRMPAVVEELLRFLSVADTVAARVATADVELGGRLIRAGEGVLTLGLSANRDPDFLDRPDEFDPSRPARHHLAFGHGPHQCIGAHLARAELEIAFTRLLTRLPTLHLTSAEPRYKQQAQVFGLDRLPVGW
- a CDS encoding excinuclease ABC subunit UvrA gives rise to the protein MSTIRIRDARTNNLKSLDVDVPRGQVVVFVGLSGSGKSSLVFDTIAAEAGFQLTETFPPFTRNRLPKWTRPEVGQIDGLSPVVVIDQRRLGGNARSTVGTITDAWTYLRLLFSRLSTPHVGESNHFSFNDQAGMCQTCAGLGEVVASAVDRFVDLDRSLADGAILLPGFGNGGYWYSQYADIGSFDVHTPLREWSKAERDALLYGGEHAARLGTKPPKDYEGVVERFERIYLHTSDDLSDRKKETLARFTRAERCPDCHGDRLNEAARTATVRGHTIGELARMEISELANLVAELTEPTVRPVLDALRDRLAAMVTIGLGYLHLGRATTTLSGGESQRIKTVKHLGSSLIEMLYVFDEPTVGLHPHDVAAMTTLLEQLRDKGNSVLVVEHDPEVMAIADQIIEIGPHAGEHGGTLVFQGTFAELQQATTPTAAALSRPRPIKTQPRNPRGWLTIANATRNNLDNVTADIPTGVLTVLTGVAGSGKSSLAAELLAQHEAIVIDQKPVSTNRRSTPITYTGIATPVRKLFARTNNVPATLFSANSAGACPDCAGLGVIYTDLAFLDGQETVCQTCHGRRFTPEVLRHKVDGLSIADIDDLTITEAIHRLTDPAIASSLRHLDQVGLGYLRLGQPLTTLSGGECQRVKIAKELRETTAPTLYVLDEPTTGLHLSDIDNLLSVLDDLVEQGHTVLVIEHNLDVIRRADWLIDLGPGPGRHGGRILFQGRVADLTGTATAAALHPGVEIPG